A stretch of Fundicoccus culcitae DNA encodes these proteins:
- the guaC gene encoding GMP reductase — translation MEVFDFEDVQLIPNKCVVSSRSECNTQVQFGPRTFRIPVVPANMQTVINEELAVWFAENDYFYIMHRFDEAARKPFIKMMREKGLYTSISVGIKPYEFQFIRELVEEDLVPDYVTIDVAHGHSEDVLDMIRFIKELMPSAFLIAGNVATPEAVRELENAGADATKVGVGPGRVCITKLKTGFGTGGWQLAAIRHCAKAARKPIIADGGIRHHGDIAKAFRFGASMVMIGSLLAAHEESPGRTREIDGKVYKEYFGSASEYQKGERKNVEGKIEMIANRGRLADTLIEMEQDLQSSISYAGGRDLDSLRTVDYVIVRNSIFNGDR, via the coding sequence ATGGAAGTTTTTGATTTTGAAGATGTACAATTAATCCCTAACAAATGTGTCGTCAGCAGTCGTTCTGAATGTAATACCCAAGTCCAATTTGGACCACGAACCTTTAGAATCCCGGTTGTACCGGCTAATATGCAGACCGTGATTAATGAAGAATTAGCGGTTTGGTTTGCTGAAAATGACTATTTCTATATTATGCATCGTTTTGATGAGGCGGCTCGTAAACCGTTTATAAAAATGATGCGTGAAAAAGGCTTATATACATCGATTAGTGTCGGTATTAAACCTTATGAATTCCAATTTATCCGCGAACTCGTTGAAGAAGATTTAGTTCCTGATTATGTCACCATCGATGTGGCACATGGCCATTCAGAAGATGTTTTAGACATGATTCGTTTCATTAAAGAACTTATGCCCTCAGCCTTCTTAATTGCAGGCAATGTGGCTACCCCTGAAGCGGTTAGAGAATTAGAAAATGCAGGAGCGGATGCCACTAAAGTGGGTGTCGGTCCGGGACGTGTCTGTATCACAAAACTGAAAACAGGTTTTGGTACAGGTGGTTGGCAGTTAGCCGCCATTCGTCATTGTGCCAAAGCTGCGAGAAAACCGATTATTGCAGATGGTGGTATCCGTCATCACGGCGATATCGCTAAAGCCTTCCGCTTCGGTGCTTCGATGGTTATGATAGGTTCATTATTAGCCGCTCACGAAGAAAGCCCTGGTCGTACCCGTGAGATTGATGGTAAAGTATACAAAGAATATTTTGGAAGTGCTTCTGAATACCAAAAAGGCGAACGCAAAAACGTCGAAGGTAAAATCGAAATGATCGCTAACCGTGGCCGGCTAGCGGATACTTTGATTGAAATGGAGCAAGACCTTCAGTCTTCGATTTCGTACGCTGGAGGCCGTGATTTGGACTCCCTACGCACCGTTGACTATGTCATTGTCCGTAATAGCATTTTTAACGGCGACCGTTAA